The Channa argus isolate prfri chromosome 22, Channa argus male v1.0, whole genome shotgun sequence genome has a window encoding:
- the LOC137108275 gene encoding olfactory receptor 10J4-like, with the protein MEVLPFHVSLDSPTDSHLPWSSSHRSSSNSTRGSDAVTFFIIQGLTSLGEKQIILFVILLLGYIIILGGNSMIIFVTLTDPKLSSPMYFFLSNLSFVDMSYTTTTIPKMLSSLLSDVTTISVPGCFIQMFFFIHLGVTARGILTIMAFDRYVAICNPLHYTSIITCRVQLILIAGAWSFSTFCTLLAMIMALRQPYCGPNVVRHAWCDSASVRQLACADTSADNFVSLASALVGLLSTGVLILTSYVLIGLSMARMGVPQRLKAFRTCAAHLTVVTISYTSASFVYISYRVGNFSPEVRIIVAVTYAVLTPFLDPIIYSLRNKELRDSISRTLSRFRSAAVSATKDINTVT; encoded by the exons ATGGAGGTTTTGCCATTTCATGTTTCGCTTGACAGTCCCACAG ACTCCCACCTGCCCTGGTCGAGCAGTCACAGATCCAGTTCTAACAGCACCAGGGGGTCTGATGCTGTTACCTTCTTCATCATCCAGGGCCTCACCAGCCTTGGTGAGAAACAGATCATCCTTTTTGTAATCCTGCTGCTGGGTTACATCATCATCCTGGGAGGAAACAGCATGATCATTTTTGTG ACACTGACTGATCCAAAGCTCAGCTCTCCCATGTATTTCTTCCTGTCCAACCTGTCCTTTGTGGACATGTCctacaccaccaccaccatccctAAGATGTTGTCCAGCTTGCTGTCAGACGTGACGACCATCTCTGTCCCAGGCTGCTTCATCcagatgtttttcttcattcacCTTGGCGTAACAGCTCGTGGCATCCTGACAATCATGGCGTTTGACCGTTACGTGGCCATCTGCAACCCTCTGCACTACACGTCCATTATCACCTGTCGTGTCCAACTTATCCTTATAGCAGGCGCCTGGAGCTTCAGCACTTTCTGCACACTTCTAGCTATGATCATGGCCTTACGCCAGCCGTACTGTGGCCCAAATGTGGTGAGACATGCATGGTGTGATTCGGCATCTGTGAGACAACTGGCATGTGCTGACACCTCAGCGGACAACTTTGTGTCCCTCGCTTCTGCCCTTGTGGGACTACTGAGCACAGGAGTCCTCATCCTCACCTCTTATGTCCTGATTGGTCTGTCAATGGCAAGGATGGGTGTCCCCCAGAGGCTGAAGGCCTTCAGGACGTGTGCTGCCCACCTGACTGTGGTCACCATCTCTTACACCTCGGCCTCCTTTGTTTACATTTCCTACAGGGTGGGAAACTTTTCACCTGAG GTTCGTATCATTGTGGCTGTGACGTACGCTGTCCTGACTCCTTTCCTTGACCCAATCATCTACAGTTTGAGGAACAAGGAGCTGCGGGACTCCATCAGCAGGACTCTGAGCAGGTTCAGGTCTGCAGCTGTGTCAGCCACGAAGGACATCAACACAGTGACCTAA